ACCTTGCCGGTCATATGCCGCAAACCTTCACCAACCAGCAGCAAGATGACCTCGGCCACACCACTGGGCAGGATGGGGTCTTTAAGAATTTCCTGGCGCGCGTACTCCGCGCGCCGATACTCAGGAATGGTGTCGTAGATGGCCGTGTCGTGAATCAGTGCCGGAGACACGGCGTTTACCCGCACAAAAGGCGCGAAGTTCCAGGCGTTGGCCTTGGTCAAGCCGATCACTGCGGCTTTAGTGGCGCCGTACAGGGCATCACAACTGCCCACTTCCCCTGCCACTGAGGTGATATTGACGATGCTGCGCGGCGCTTCGTGCTTCATTTCGCGCTCGGCGAAGTCTTTGGAAAGATAAACCAAGGCTTTGAGGTTAACGTTAAGCATTTCATCCACTTCGTTATCGGAATAGGCATAAATGCTTTTGCCGTGATACACCCCTGCATTATTAATTAACCCATAGATAGTGGCATGACGCTCATACAGGCTTGGAATAAAGTCCTTGATCACAGCATCATCGGAAAGATCGGCAACCTGCGTTTCTAATACACTCGCATTGTAAGTCTTTTGCAAGATATTGAGGGCGCCCACGTCTTTATCGACGGCAATGACAAAGTAACCATCGACAATTGCCTGCTCCACGGTCGCCCGACCAATTCCATTCGCGGCACCCGTAACAATCAACTTTTTCATGCCCTGCTCCCTATTGACAGAATTCGTTCATGCGCGCGTAAAAAACCCAGTGATAGTCATACATCGCTTTTAACGCCGGGGTGTTATCGAGCACCTCTTTATCTGGGTGAGGCTGACTCGGTGAAATAATGCATTCACTGTTTTCTGCGGCAATGTGCCAACTTCGCCAGGTTTTCCATTGTTCTGGGCACTCGCGCTTCCACACCATGGCGTGTGGCAGGAATTCAATACCCAAGTAGTCACACAGTTTGCCAATCACCCGCTCCGGCGCTGCCGCCAGGTCATCAGCATTTATGACATAGGGCATTTTGCCGGTGAGCTTAGTGACCACACAAAAGATCTCATACAAGGCTTTATGGCCAATGGCTTGCAACGGCATATTGGGGTGCACGCGATAATGCGAAAGAATGCTGCTGGCGGGTTCCCGAATAAGAAAGATATTGTCTTGTTGCGCCAGGAAGTCCACGTCTACTCTCAAGTCATCGAGGCAGTGATAACACATGTCTTTGTGAAAGACGTTGGCTGTCTCCCTGGCCTTGACCAGCCGCTCTTTTATTGTCTGATACGTGGTTGGAAAACTGTGATCCCATTCATCCGACGGAATGGCAGAGTCAGCAGAAAATGCCATATGGGCAAACGGTTCGTGGAAAACTTCAAAGTCTTTGCGCTCGATAAATACGCGTTCCAACACCGTGGAGCGAGAACGTGGGTGCGCCCATAACCCGACCATCTTGTTCATACGAGCACCCCATATTCGGCCGCCATGATCGCACTGAGCGAACGGCTGAAAGCATGCGTAGGGGGGCAGAGTCGAGTGCAAAAATCGGCCAGGCGCCGATGCGCACTGTTGGCCTCATTGCACGTATTGATAAACGCCTCATGATTGCAAAAGTCATAAGGCTCGATGCCGTCCAGGCAGTAGGCTTCGCAGAAATACGGGATACGAAACAACTTCGCGAGCGTCGAAGCCGGTGGCTTCAAGGGTTCCCCCGCAGGAAATACCGGTTTACCGCGACTTTCGCGCTCAATCAAAAACTCGACCACTTCCGGCGTCAGTGTGTAGCACGTCGCCAGCAAGCCGGTCTTCTCCAGGTGCCAGCAGTGCTTGTTGCCACGCTCGTCCACATCAACTTTTATACTGGAAAGCAGGGTTTTGACTGGAGCGGAAGACGCCGAGACCAGCGCCTGTATCTGCTCATAAACCATCAACTCCGCCCAGCGCAGATCCTCTGGACTCAGCGTCAGGCCGCGCTCTGCCGCTTGTAACGCAAACTCGGGCTGACAGGCGAAGCGGCCGATCATGAACGTGATCACATACTTGCAATGGCGTGTGTCGATGCCCTTGCTGCGCGCAGTCATCCTTCCACGTTCTATGGCCTGGATGCCTGCCTGAAATTGCGCAACCGTGAAGCAGAAGGTGATATTGAGAGAACTGCCTTGCGCCACTAAGTGCTCGACAGTCGTAAGGCCCTCCAGGCTTGCGGGCACCTTCACCATCACATTCGCAGCTAACTGACGCAGTGCCACGCCCCTGGCAGTCATGCGTTCGGCACAGCGCACATCGACAGGATCGACTTGAGCGCAAATCCACCCTTCACACTGGGCAGATTGAACCCAGCGTTGCTTCAGGTCGGAAGCCCCCTGCACGATCACTTCGTCGTACAGCTTGCGGCGCAACTCTTGGGGCGTCAGTTTGGCAAGATTAAACCGCGACAACCAATACTCACGTTTTTCAAGAATTACCGCAGTCACCAGACGAGGGTTAGTGGTTACATTGCTGAACCCACCGGGCTGCGAAAACGTGTCTGGCATTAACTGTTCTATGGAACTGAAGGCGGCCGGGTACTTTTCAAGCAAGTATTTCTTATAAGGTGCATAGACGGCAGGCGAAGAGTCCCACCAAACTTCAGAACTTTGGTCATTACTTTTTAGTCGCTCGGTATAACCTGATGTCGTCACAACGCCTCCTCCTTGAGTTGTCATATCACTGTAGAATCGTGAGTAATTCACGCATATCGGAAAACGCTAACGCCCCCGCATCGACCAACATTGAATGCCGATCGACCGGTCCAAAACCCAATACACTGATGTTTGCCGCAATCGCCGCCTGAATACCGGCCACACTGTCTTCAATAACTAATACATCACGAACATCAACGTCATAAGTGGCGCACGCCGTCAAAAACACCAGAGGATCCGGCTTCCAGCGACCTAACTCATAACAACTGAATATGTGCCCCTCAAAATAAGAGAGCAGTCCGGTGAGACGCAAACAGTGTTCTATTTTATGCCGGGGCGCACTTGAGGCTACGCAAAAAGGAATACTCAAGTTCTCGAGCACCTCACTGATACCCTCAGTAGGTTTTAAATGCGCGGTCAAAGCGATCCCAGCACGCTGGCGATAACTTTCTTCAAACTGACTGTCCAGGCAAATATTCAATACCCGTTCGGCTTCACGTAAGCAGTCGGCAATCTTTCGCCCGCGAAATCGCTCAATGAATTCTACTAAGTCAAGACCCGTAGTCTCATGCGCATCACGACGTGCTTGTTCATTCAGCAGGGAAATCAGTACAGACAGGGTGATTTCTTCACTTTGCACGAGTACACCGTCGCAATCGAAGATCACTAACTTAGGCACGCCCACACGGACAAGCGCCGCCCCCTGAACTGGTAGTTCCCCTATAAAGGCCGATGGGTGCATAGGCATCTCTTATAGGTATATCCGCGATGACTTCTGAACTACCAGCGGAGCACATTGAGGTGTGCTTATAAGACGCCCACAGCAATATCCTGTCAAACGGTTTTTAGTGGATTATTAATTACTT
The window above is part of the Pseudomonas sp. KBS0710 genome. Proteins encoded here:
- a CDS encoding SDR family NAD(P)-dependent oxidoreductase, which translates into the protein MKKLIVTGAANGIGRATVEQAIVDGYFVIAVDKDVGALNILQKTYNASVLETQVADLSDDAVIKDFIPSLYERHATIYGLINNAGVYHGKSIYAYSDNEVDEMLNVNLKALVYLSKDFAEREMKHEAPRSIVNITSVAGEVGSCDALYGATKAAVIGLTKANAWNFAPFVRVNAVSPALIHDTAIYDTIPEYRRAEYARQEILKDPILPSGVAEVILLLVGEGLRHMTGKVIPVDNGAYPR
- a CDS encoding sulfotransferase family protein — its product is MNKMVGLWAHPRSRSTVLERVFIERKDFEVFHEPFAHMAFSADSAIPSDEWDHSFPTTYQTIKERLVKARETANVFHKDMCYHCLDDLRVDVDFLAQQDNIFLIREPASSILSHYRVHPNMPLQAIGHKALYEIFCVVTKLTGKMPYVINADDLAAAPERVIGKLCDYLGIEFLPHAMVWKRECPEQWKTWRSWHIAAENSECIISPSQPHPDKEVLDNTPALKAMYDYHWVFYARMNEFCQ
- a CDS encoding transaldolase family protein, producing MTTSGYTERLKSNDQSSEVWWDSSPAVYAPYKKYLLEKYPAAFSSIEQLMPDTFSQPGGFSNVTTNPRLVTAVILEKREYWLSRFNLAKLTPQELRRKLYDEVIVQGASDLKQRWVQSAQCEGWICAQVDPVDVRCAERMTARGVALRQLAANVMVKVPASLEGLTTVEHLVAQGSSLNITFCFTVAQFQAGIQAIERGRMTARSKGIDTRHCKYVITFMIGRFACQPEFALQAAERGLTLSPEDLRWAELMVYEQIQALVSASSAPVKTLLSSIKVDVDERGNKHCWHLEKTGLLATCYTLTPEVVEFLIERESRGKPVFPAGEPLKPPASTLAKLFRIPYFCEAYCLDGIEPYDFCNHEAFINTCNEANSAHRRLADFCTRLCPPTHAFSRSLSAIMAAEYGVLV
- a CDS encoding HAD family phosphatase codes for the protein MHPSAFIGELPVQGAALVRVGVPKLVIFDCDGVLVQSEEITLSVLISLLNEQARRDAHETTGLDLVEFIERFRGRKIADCLREAERVLNICLDSQFEESYRQRAGIALTAHLKPTEGISEVLENLSIPFCVASSAPRHKIEHCLRLTGLLSYFEGHIFSCYELGRWKPDPLVFLTACATYDVDVRDVLVIEDSVAGIQAAIAANISVLGFGPVDRHSMLVDAGALAFSDMRELLTILQ